One Alkalicoccus halolimnae DNA segment encodes these proteins:
- the pyrF gene encoding orotidine-5'-phosphate decarboxylase, giving the protein MGTKPVIIALDLENKSQAEELLKHFGKEKLFVKVGMELFYREGKPVLDMLKASGHQIFLDLKLHDIPTTVKRAMQQLASFDIDIVNVHAFGGQKMMEAALEGLYAGTPADKERARIVAVTQLTSTTNEQVVSEQQLSFSLHESVINLAGITKKSGLDGVVCSAGESVSLKRIYGNDIYCVTPGIRLQEDAADDQARIVTPQKAAANQTDAIVVGRGITQKKDPLAAYLTYKKEWENAWMHQQQQ; this is encoded by the coding sequence ATGGGAACCAAACCTGTCATCATCGCGTTAGATTTAGAAAATAAATCGCAGGCAGAAGAACTGCTTAAGCATTTCGGGAAAGAAAAGCTCTTTGTAAAAGTTGGTATGGAACTGTTTTATAGAGAAGGAAAACCAGTCCTCGATATGCTGAAAGCTTCGGGTCATCAAATTTTTCTTGATTTGAAGCTTCACGATATTCCTACTACGGTAAAGCGTGCGATGCAACAGCTGGCGTCATTTGATATCGATATCGTAAATGTTCATGCGTTTGGAGGTCAGAAAATGATGGAAGCAGCATTGGAAGGGCTTTATGCAGGCACCCCCGCGGATAAAGAAAGAGCCCGCATAGTTGCTGTTACTCAGCTTACGAGTACGACGAACGAACAAGTAGTATCAGAACAACAGCTGAGTTTCTCCCTTCATGAATCAGTAATAAACCTCGCCGGCATCACGAAAAAGAGCGGACTTGATGGCGTCGTCTGTTCGGCGGGGGAATCTGTCAGTCTGAAAAGAATATATGGAAACGATATCTACTGCGTGACTCCCGGAATCCGTTTACAGGAGGATGCTGCAGATGATCAGGCAAGAATCGTTACTCCGCAGAAAGCTGCTGCGAATCAGACAGACGCTATTGTAGTTGGACGGGGAATAACACAAAAGAAAGACCCGTTAGCTGCCTATTTAACGTACAAAAAGGAGTGGGAAAACGCATGGATGCATCAACAGCAACAGTAG
- a CDS encoding general stress protein encodes MDPKYKLFHNDETLSESIGKLRKDGIRDDDIYVLNSDYGHARRNRKSTDANKIGVSEQGLGTSLKNIFRGKGNTLQTKMKEIGISADKASELEEELDKGKTLLVVTNQEKVDF; translated from the coding sequence GTGGATCCAAAATACAAATTATTTCACAACGACGAAACACTAAGTGAATCGATCGGAAAATTGAGAAAAGATGGTATACGTGATGATGATATTTATGTATTAAATTCTGATTACGGACATGCAAGAAGAAACCGTAAATCAACTGATGCCAATAAAATTGGTGTGAGTGAGCAGGGACTGGGAACTTCTTTAAAAAATATTTTCCGCGGTAAAGGGAATACGCTTCAAACCAAAATGAAAGAAATTGGTATTAGTGCGGATAAAGCGTCTGAACTGGAAGAAGAACTTGACAAAGGCAAAACTCTTCTCGTAGTTACCAATCAGGAGAAAGTAGATTTTTAA
- a CDS encoding dihydroorotate dehydrogenase: MNRLNVELPGLKMKNPVMPASGCFGFGQEYAEFYDLSVLGAVAVKAATPETRRGNDTPRVAETESGMLNAIGLQNPGIDHILAHELPWLEKYDVPLLANIAGKTKEDYVLVAERISDATNVHALELNISCPNVKEEGLQFGSDPQMAAELTRAVKAVSSLPVYVKLSPNVTDIAGVAAAVEEAGADGLSMINTLMGMKIDIRTGNPILANKTGGLSGPAVKPVAIRMIYEVSQRVSIPIIGMGGIYSAEDIIEFFMAGASAVAVGTANFSDPFACPDLIKDLDRLLEEMEVSHISELTGRSWNKWEPNLSSSR, translated from the coding sequence ATGAACAGGCTGAACGTTGAATTACCAGGTTTAAAAATGAAAAACCCCGTCATGCCTGCTTCCGGCTGTTTTGGCTTTGGCCAGGAATACGCCGAGTTTTATGATCTCAGCGTTTTAGGGGCGGTGGCAGTAAAGGCAGCTACTCCTGAAACAAGAAGAGGAAATGATACGCCGAGGGTTGCCGAGACAGAAAGCGGGATGCTGAATGCAATTGGCCTTCAGAATCCTGGTATCGACCACATACTTGCCCATGAACTGCCGTGGCTAGAAAAATACGATGTTCCGCTTCTGGCAAATATAGCAGGGAAAACAAAAGAAGACTATGTGTTGGTAGCTGAAAGGATTTCTGACGCCACAAACGTACATGCACTCGAATTAAATATTTCCTGTCCGAATGTCAAAGAGGAAGGGTTACAGTTTGGGAGTGATCCTCAGATGGCTGCAGAATTGACGAGAGCCGTCAAAGCCGTCTCTTCTCTTCCTGTGTATGTAAAACTTTCTCCTAACGTAACTGACATCGCCGGGGTGGCAGCTGCTGTGGAAGAGGCCGGGGCAGACGGATTAAGCATGATTAATACGCTGATGGGCATGAAAATCGATATCCGTACCGGGAACCCAATTCTCGCCAATAAAACAGGAGGATTATCAGGTCCGGCAGTTAAACCGGTAGCAATACGTATGATCTATGAAGTAAGCCAGCGGGTATCCATTCCTATTATCGGGATGGGGGGGATATATTCAGCAGAAGATATAATTGAGTTTTTTATGGCCGGAGCTTCTGCAGTAGCTGTGGGGACTGCTAACTTCAGTGATCCTTTTGCCTGTCCGGATCTGATAAAAGATCTGGACCGTCTGCTCGAAGAAATGGAAGTAAGTCATATCTCAGAACTGACAGGGAGGAGCTGGAATAAATGGGAACCAAACCTGTCATCATCGCGTTAG
- the pyrE gene encoding orotate phosphoribosyltransferase, with protein sequence MDASTATVVAETLLSIEAVTLSPDKPFTWSSGLKSPIYCDNRLLLSYPEERKVVYEALAESIRSLNPDVIAGTATAGIPHAAWTAELLGLPMAYVRSSSKGHGKQNKIEGKIDPGSKVVIIEDLISTGGSAFQAAQAAEEAGAEIVGIAAIFTYELEASQKIIAEKPYPVTSLTTFSKLAKIAEKKGEITASQLDSLKQWQQSPETWNPAGERQA encoded by the coding sequence ATGGATGCATCAACAGCAACAGTAGTAGCCGAAACATTATTATCCATTGAAGCAGTAACGTTATCTCCGGACAAGCCCTTTACATGGAGCTCCGGTCTGAAATCACCGATTTACTGTGATAACCGTCTGCTGCTTTCCTACCCTGAAGAGCGGAAGGTAGTTTACGAAGCTTTGGCAGAGAGCATTCGCAGCCTTAATCCTGATGTGATAGCCGGGACGGCAACTGCGGGTATTCCTCATGCGGCCTGGACGGCAGAATTACTCGGCCTGCCTATGGCCTATGTTCGATCCTCCAGTAAGGGTCACGGAAAGCAGAATAAAATTGAAGGAAAAATTGATCCGGGGTCGAAAGTAGTTATTATCGAAGATTTAATTTCAACTGGCGGTTCTGCTTTTCAGGCTGCACAAGCGGCAGAAGAAGCTGGGGCAGAAATAGTCGGGATTGCAGCTATATTTACGTATGAACTGGAAGCTTCACAAAAGATCATTGCTGAAAAACCATATCCTGTTACTTCTCTCACTACATTTTCCAAACTTGCGAAAATTGCTGAAAAAAAGGGGGAAATTACTGCTTCACAGCTGGACAGTTTGAAGCAGTGGCAGCAAAGTCCTGAAACGTGGAATCCGGCAGGTGAAAGGCAGGCATAA
- a CDS encoding methyltransferase domain-containing protein, which produces MMKKFKGEEFDEKIEFFDAMAQSDWFKGMQEELCGWIGHFDGEDLLDIGCGTGRLLLRKASRCRSASGIDLSIGMVETARSLAEEEGIKVEFLHGDAERLPFQKKSFDIALSTCVLFLMPEPKQMIKEMNRILKPGGKAALLNPSPALTLEKAAEAARFLPEKERPMMEQWGRVAEKRHRFSEEIISKILKDNGFTYVSSKRTENELGLITIAGK; this is translated from the coding sequence ATGATGAAAAAGTTTAAGGGTGAAGAGTTTGATGAAAAAATAGAGTTTTTTGATGCAATGGCCCAGTCAGACTGGTTTAAAGGAATGCAGGAAGAACTATGCGGCTGGATCGGTCATTTCGATGGGGAAGACCTCCTTGATATTGGATGCGGCACCGGAAGACTCCTTCTCCGAAAAGCTTCCCGATGCAGGTCTGCTTCGGGTATCGATTTATCCATTGGCATGGTAGAAACTGCACGGAGCCTTGCTGAAGAGGAGGGAATAAAAGTGGAGTTTCTGCATGGGGATGCTGAACGTCTCCCTTTTCAAAAAAAATCCTTTGATATAGCTCTCAGTACATGCGTTCTATTCTTAATGCCGGAACCGAAGCAGATGATAAAAGAAATGAATCGCATCCTTAAACCCGGGGGAAAAGCAGCGCTTTTGAACCCATCTCCGGCATTGACATTGGAAAAAGCAGCAGAAGCAGCCCGGTTTCTACCAGAGAAAGAGAGGCCGATGATGGAGCAGTGGGGGAGAGTAGCGGAGAAGAGGCACCGCTTCTCAGAAGAAATAATCAGTAAAATTCTTAAAGATAACGGATTTACATATGTATCTTCAAAACGAACTGAGAACGAACTTGGCCTGATCACAATTGCCGGAAAATGA
- the hpt gene encoding hypoxanthine phosphoribosyltransferase, with translation MSYEINEVMLSESKIKQRVKELGAEIQKDFNDEPVVLIAVLRGSFVFAADLMREMKGNIQVDFISVSSYGNQTKTTGKVRLLKDLDTNITNENVVVVEDIVDSGLTLYFLMDHLKMHRPKQLKICTLLDKPERRQVDLPIDYVGFVIPDEFIVGYGIDYAQYYRNLPYIASVKEV, from the coding sequence ATGTCCTATGAAATTAATGAAGTAATGCTTTCCGAATCCAAGATCAAACAGCGGGTAAAGGAACTAGGCGCGGAAATTCAAAAAGATTTTAACGACGAACCTGTTGTACTAATTGCTGTTTTGAGAGGTTCTTTTGTTTTCGCTGCCGATCTCATGAGGGAAATGAAAGGGAATATACAGGTGGACTTCATCTCCGTTTCAAGTTACGGAAACCAGACAAAAACGACTGGTAAAGTCCGTCTTCTTAAAGATCTGGATACAAATATTACAAATGAAAATGTAGTTGTCGTAGAAGATATTGTTGACAGTGGATTAACACTTTACTTTTTGATGGATCACCTGAAAATGCACCGGCCTAAACAACTTAAAATATGTACACTTCTCGACAAGCCTGAACGCCGGCAGGTTGACCTTCCAATTGATTACGTTGGTTTTGTCATTCCTGATGAGTTTATCGTCGGATATGGTATTGACTATGCCCAGTATTATCGAAATCTGCCTTATATTGCAAGCGTAAAAGAAGTTTAG
- a CDS encoding dihydroorotate dehydrogenase electron transfer subunit, which produces MKKENLTVISQENLAPRIYRMKLKGESVRSMLTPGQFVHLKLGGRHPLLRRPISICDVEEDQLSIIYRVEGQGTSMLAEKKDGDTVDALGPLGEGFPITPSDDTALLIGGGVGIPPLYYLAKQLYDKGKRVKIILGFRRQEEMFLTEAFSRFGEVFVTTENGSCGTRGFVTDAIAKAGEFDVFYTCGPKPMLRAVEKAAGTNGYISLEERMGCGVGACLACVCDLKEAETDKSYVKACKDGPVFQAGEVVL; this is translated from the coding sequence ATGAAAAAAGAAAATTTAACTGTTATATCCCAGGAAAACCTTGCACCACGGATTTACCGAATGAAATTGAAAGGGGAAAGTGTTCGTTCCATGCTCACTCCCGGACAGTTTGTGCATCTGAAATTGGGGGGGCGCCATCCGCTGTTAAGGAGACCTATCAGCATATGTGATGTGGAAGAAGATCAGCTGTCCATTATTTACAGAGTGGAAGGACAGGGGACAAGCATGCTTGCAGAAAAAAAAGATGGGGATACAGTCGATGCTCTCGGACCGCTCGGTGAAGGATTTCCGATTACTCCTTCTGATGATACCGCCCTGCTTATCGGGGGAGGAGTAGGAATACCGCCATTATATTATTTGGCAAAACAGCTGTATGATAAAGGGAAAAGGGTTAAAATCATTCTCGGTTTCCGGCGGCAGGAAGAGATGTTTCTTACAGAAGCCTTCAGCCGCTTCGGAGAAGTATTCGTTACGACAGAAAACGGATCCTGCGGTACCAGGGGCTTTGTAACGGACGCAATTGCAAAAGCAGGAGAATTCGATGTTTTCTATACGTGCGGTCCGAAACCGATGCTGAGAGCAGTGGAAAAAGCCGCAGGTACAAACGGCTATATTTCTCTTGAAGAAAGAATGGGCTGCGGTGTTGGAGCCTGTCTGGCATGTGTATGTGATTTAAAAGAAGCTGAAACCGATAAATCCTACGTCAAAGCATGCAAGGACGGTCCGGTATTTCAAGCAGGGGAGGTTGTGCTATGA
- a CDS encoding SDR family oxidoreductase, whose amino-acid sequence MTEWNGKTIVITGASSGIGEATASKFASEGANVVLAARRTERLQSLQERLSHLPGNVVYKETDVTSQQQVENLIQFAIDKFNAVDVLFNNAGLMPLSFMKNKKVDEWEKMVDVNIKGVLYGIGAVLPHMLERNEGHIITTSSIAGHEVMPAGAVYCGTKFAARVIMEGLGKEIAGSNVRTTSISPGVVDTELTDTITDEEALEMLKKGIGLDKMTPLQGKDIAEAVYYSVNQPTHVDVNEVIVRPNQQG is encoded by the coding sequence ATGACAGAATGGAACGGAAAAACAATAGTCATTACTGGAGCGAGCAGCGGAATAGGCGAAGCAACGGCTTCGAAGTTCGCGTCTGAAGGAGCTAACGTCGTTTTAGCTGCCAGAAGAACAGAGCGTCTGCAGTCATTACAGGAGAGGCTGAGTCATCTGCCTGGTAACGTCGTCTACAAAGAAACGGATGTTACGTCTCAGCAGCAGGTAGAGAACCTGATTCAGTTTGCGATTGATAAATTTAATGCTGTGGATGTTTTATTTAATAACGCAGGCTTAATGCCTCTCAGCTTTATGAAAAATAAGAAGGTTGATGAATGGGAAAAGATGGTTGATGTTAACATTAAAGGTGTTTTATATGGCATAGGGGCTGTGCTTCCACATATGCTTGAGAGAAATGAGGGTCACATTATAACTACATCTTCCATCGCTGGTCATGAAGTTATGCCTGCGGGAGCAGTTTACTGTGGAACAAAATTTGCAGCAAGAGTAATCATGGAAGGTCTCGGGAAAGAAATTGCGGGCAGCAATGTAAGGACTACTTCTATTTCTCCAGGTGTTGTGGATACAGAACTGACTGATACGATAACAGATGAAGAAGCGTTGGAAATGCTTAAAAAAGGAATCGGCCTGGATAAAATGACACCGCTTCAAGGAAAAGATATTGCAGAAGCGGTTTACTATTCAGTAAATCAGCCGACTCATGTAGATGTAAATGAAGTAATAGTAAGACCTAACCAGCAGGGCTGA